In one window of Pseudorasbora parva isolate DD20220531a chromosome 7, ASM2467924v1, whole genome shotgun sequence DNA:
- the LOC137083455 gene encoding zinc finger protein 236-like yields MCVCDWDVCVLSGSQDLSQVSGAGSGAPEITLTINNSSLTQALAQSNASTAATTSEITLTIAGQDLLPHHCPASAPNIRLSSEQLLPQTPPPSAMTVSALAPSTSLSHSAQGLVMSSGGVAHSAQGLVMSSGGVASDGSVTLTLSDTQILDTVSLNLNTQMMDQQSEEKEAEPKQKHQCYYCSQMLLTANALRRHCRQEHGKERCHVCRICGKAFKRATHLKEHEYVHKKGPKVSAQKPKVFKCGSCDKAFAKPSQLERHNRTHTGERPFQCPLCDKAFNQKSALQVHRVKHTGEKPYRCELCTISFTQKSNMKLHMKRSHGYLPACSKLTTKPQEVEVVLEHDSESDSQPAEPQELEVGGQGSSEGWQCPIPTFP; encoded by the exons atgtgtgtgtgtgattgggaTGTGTGTGTCCTGTCAGGTTCTCAGGATCTGTCTCAAGTGTCCGGCGCAGGCAGCGGAGCTCCAGAGATCACACTGACCATCAACAACTCCAGCCTAACTCAGGCGCTAGCACAGAGCAATGCATCCACTGCTGCCACCACATCTGAGATCACACTCACTATAGcag gtcAGGATCTGTTGCCCCATCACTGTCCAGCCTCGGCTCCAAACATCAGACTGAGCAGTGAGCAGCTTCTTCCTCAGACTCCTCCTCCCTCAGCCATGACCG TCAGTGCTCTGGCTCCCAGCACGTCCCTGTCCCACTCGGCTCAGGgcctggtgatgtcatcagggGGCGTGGCCCATTCGGCTCAGGgcctggtgatgtcatcagggGGTGTGGCCAGCGACGGTAGTGTGACCCTGACCCTGTCCGACACACAGATCCTGGATACAGTCTCGCTCAACCTCAACACACAG ATGATGGATCAGCAGAGCGAGGAGAAGGAAGCGGAGCCGAAGCAGAAGCATCAGTGCTACTACTGCAGTCAGATGCTGCTGACGGCCAATGCTCTGAGAAGACACTGCAGGCAGGAGCATGGGAAGGAGCGCTGCCACGTCTGTCGCATCTGCGGGAAAGCCTTCAAACGAGCCACACACCTCAAG GAGCACGAGTACGTCCATAAGAAGGGGCCCAAAGTCAGCGCTCAGAAACCAAAAGTCTTCAAATGTGGCAGCTGTGACAAAGCCTTCGCCAAACCCAGCCAGTTAGAGAGACACAACCGCACACACACAG GTGAGCGGCCCTTCCAGTGTCCGCTGTGTGATAAAGCCTTTAACCAGAAGAGTGCGCTGCAGGTGCACAGGGTCAAGCACACAGGAGAGAAGCCCTACAGGTGTGAGCTCTGCACCATCAGCTTCACTCAGAAGAGCAACATGAAGCTGCACATGAAGAGATCGCACGGCTACCTGCCGGCCTGCAGCAAACTCACCA CGAAGCCGCAGGAAGTGGAGGTGGTGTTGGAGCACGACTCCGAGTCGGACTCTCAGCCCGCCGAGCCACAGGAGCTGGAGGTCGGAGGTCAGGGGTCATCGGAGGGCTGGCAGTGCCCCATCCCGACCTTCCCATGA